The Helianthus annuus cultivar XRQ/B chromosome 16, HanXRQr2.0-SUNRISE, whole genome shotgun sequence genome includes a window with the following:
- the LOC118488201 gene encoding uncharacterized protein LOC118488201, with protein sequence MEQLPTRDALRKRLVQIESDACSLSEEVAETDDHLFTACSFACEVWQDIMAWCRLPPLFAFSISDIILYHKTVKGNKEHIKMVKPIMLLGYWSLWKAPNELIFNRIKTKAAMIVQQVKALGFRWIKASSKRGLMTEEQWRTFEFG encoded by the coding sequence ATGGAGCAGCTGCCAACTCGGGATGCACTTCGAAAAAGACTAGTTCAGATTGAGTCCGACGCGTGTTCTCTTTCTGAAGAGGTTGCTGAGACTGATGATCACTTATTCACAGCTTGTAGTTTCGCTTGTGAAGTTTGGCAGGACATTATGGCGTGGTGTCGCCTCCCTCCGTTGTTCGCATTCTCAATTAGTGATATCATTTTGTACCACAAAACAGTCAAAGGAAACAAGGAGCACATCAAAATGGTGAAGCCTATCATGCTCTTGGGGTATTGGTCGCTTTGGAAGGCTCCTAATGAGTTGATTTTCAACCGAATAAAGACGAAGGCTGCGATGATAGTTCAACAAGTAAAAGCTCTAGGATTTCGCTGGATAAAAGCCAGCTCTAAGAGAGGCCTGATGACGGAAGAGCAATGGCGTACATTCGAGTTCGGATAG